CCGCTCGGGTGCGGGCAGCGTGCACCACATCGCCTTCCGCGCCACGGACGACGCGAGCGAGGTGGCGTGGCAGCAGAAGATCGGCACCGCGCTGAGCGTCACGCCGGTGCTCGACCGTCAGTACTTCCACTCGGTCTACTTCCGCGAGCCGGGCGGCGTGCTGTACGAGCTCGCTACGGACAACCCGGGCTTCCTCTACGACGAGGACGCGGCCACGCTGGGCGAGATGCTGAAGTTGCCGACGTGGATCGAACCGCAGCGTGAGTTGGTGGAAGCGCGTGTGTTGCCGATCACGATGTCGCAAAGCTCGACGACCGCAAAGGAGGCAGAATGAATCCGCACGCAAACACCCCGACGCTCTATGGTGGAGCGCCAATCGATGCGGCCAAGGCTGCGATCGTGCTGTTGCACGGTCGTGGCGGCTCGGCCGAAGACATCCTCACGCTGGGGCCGGTGATCGCGCCCGAAGGCGTGGCGTTTGTGGCGCCCCAGGCGGCGTCGCACACGTGGTATCCGCAATCGTTTCTTGCGCCGCGTCAGGCGAACGAGCCGTATCTATCGTCTGCACTGGCGCGTGTGAAGAGCGAGGTGGAGAAGCTGGTCGAGCAGGGCATTGCTCGCGAGCGAATCTTCGTTGCGGGTTTCTCCCAGGGCGCTTGCTTGTCGAGTGAGTTCGTGGCGTCGAACCCTGCGCGCTATGCGGGCTTGATCGCGTTCACCGGCGGGCTTGTGGGGCCATTGGATAGCGATCTCACGCATGTCGGCTCGCTTGCGGGTATGCCTGCGCTGTTGCTCTCGGGCGATCCTGACCCGCATGTGCCGTGGGCGCGCGTGGAGTCCACCAAGAAGGTACTTGAGGGCATGGGCGCGGTCGTGCAAGCGCATCGTTATCCGGGACGTCCGCACACGGTGACCGGCGAAGAGGTCGCGCTGGCGAAGCAGTTCGTCAAACTGGCGTTAGGATGAAGTCGATGGCTTCCTCGCAACAAAACTCGAAGGCCGCGTCTGCTCAAAGCTCTACGAGCAGCGCGGCCTTGTGGGTGGTGTTGGCGCGCGCGTATCGATCGATGGCGACCTTCGTTGAGCACTCGATTGCGAGCCTCGGCATTGGCTTGAGCGACTTCATGATCCTCGAGGCGCTGCTGCACAAAGGCGCGCTGACGATGAGTGCGTTGTGCGAGGTAGCGCTGCTGAAGAACGCTTCGATGACCGCAGCGGTGGACCGTCTGGAGAGCCGCAGCCTGGTACTGCGCGTGCCTCATGCGACGGACCGCCGTGTGCATCTGGTGGAGCTGACCAGGGAAGGCCGCTCGCTCATCACGAAGCTCTACACGCAGCATGAGAAGGACATCGACGCAGTCATGGCGGGCGTGGCGATCAGTGATCGCGCAGCTGTGCGTGAGGCGTTGAAGACGATTGGATTGGCGGCACAAGAACGCGCAAGCGTGAAGTAGACGCTTCCACGTCTTGCACCCGAAGCGGGCGCCCCAGGTCTCGCTTCTGAAACCTGGGTTTGCAGGATGCTTCCGGACGTCTAGGAGATCTATGGCCGCCCACCCGTCCGCATGCAGCCGCGTACGGATGGGGCAGTCGGCGATTGTGCTGGGGCGTCAGGCGAGCATTCTCGCTCTCCCACGTCTCAAAAATCGAGACGTGGGGCACCCGACTTGATGGGGTAGCGAGATATCGAGCACCCGATCCTGTCGGCGAAGAGGGCAGCAAAAAGACCAGAGTTGATGGAGGTGAAGCGGCGAACCGCAGCACTCCAACAATCTCTGATCTCTGATTTCTTGTCTCTTGAACGAATCGCTTACGCGGTGGGCTTGGTGGTTTCGTCAGCCTTGGGCGTTACGGTGTGAGCGGTTTCGCCGGGCTTGGCGTCCTTCGCTTCGTCGGTGACGCCCTTGACGCCTTCCTTGAAGCCGCGAAGACCTTCGCCGAGACCCTTACCCAGTTCGGGCAGCTTCTTGCCGCCGAAGAGCACGATGGCCACGATGGCCAGAACAATGAGATGTGTGGGCGTAAAGAGTTCACCCATAGGACTTCCTCCTGCACGGAGCGCGGGAACGCGCTCCTGCCTGCAACGCCTCCATTGTCGCACGTTCTCGTGCCGGAATGCTCGCGTGAGCCGCTTTGCCGGTATATCCTGATAGGTAGATAAGCGGGCCGTTCTGCTAGAGCGTGCGCGCACCGAGGACGATGGGTTTCACACGTTTTGCGCTTCAATCTACGGCCCGCGCAGCCGTTGCCTTCTTTGCCTTGACCGCTGCTGCCGCTTCGACGGCGCACGCACAGGTGGCCGCGCCGGGTTCGCGCGCGATGTCCACGGAGACCGTCAAGCCGCTCACCGCTTACACCGGACCTAAGTATGACAACCGCTGGGAAGTCTACGGCGGGCTGCAGTTCTCCAACGGTCAGGCCGGCCAGAACCTACCCCGCAAGTATTCGATGGGCGGCGGCGAGGTCATGGGCACGTACTGGCTCGGATCTGCTCCGGTGAAGAAGTTCGGCGTCATCGCGGACTATCGCTTCGGGGCGGGTACGTCGCAGACCGGTCTGATCGGCGCGAAGTACGGCCTGAACCGTATTCTCGTCATGCAGAACATCGTTTCCGGCGGCATGCAGTGGCGCGGACCGCGTAATCGCTACGCGGCGATCGATCTTCATGCACTCGTGGGTGGCGCGTTTGGCGACTTCAACTATGCGCTGACGCATTACCCCGGCTACCCCGCCAGCATCCCTGTGACGGACTGCCCGGCGCACATTTCGGCGAACCAGCCGGTGTCGCTCGGCATGTACTGCAACAGCTCGACGCCGTGGGGCGCGATCGGCGGTTCGATCGACTTCAATCAGAGCCAGAAGGTGGCTATTCGCCTTTCGCCGGATATGAACTTCGAGCACTATGGCACGGAGACGCGTGAGTTCTTCTCGATCTCCGCGGGTATCCTCTATCGCTTCGGCGATACCGGTACGCCGAAGCATAAGGTGATCAAGAACAAGTAAGCGAGGGTGTAGGGGATAGGGTGTAGGGCGTAGAAAATCTATCCTCTGTCCGCCGAAACTCGTAACAAAGGCCACCTCCTCGGAGGTGGCCTTTGTCGTTTTCTATGCCTT
The nucleotide sequence above comes from Granulicella cerasi. Encoded proteins:
- a CDS encoding alpha/beta hydrolase; the encoded protein is MNPHANTPTLYGGAPIDAAKAAIVLLHGRGGSAEDILTLGPVIAPEGVAFVAPQAASHTWYPQSFLAPRQANEPYLSSALARVKSEVEKLVEQGIARERIFVAGFSQGACLSSEFVASNPARYAGLIAFTGGLVGPLDSDLTHVGSLAGMPALLLSGDPDPHVPWARVESTKKVLEGMGAVVQAHRYPGRPHTVTGEEVALAKQFVKLALG
- a CDS encoding MarR family winged helix-turn-helix transcriptional regulator, with the translated sequence MASSQQNSKAASAQSSTSSAALWVVLARAYRSMATFVEHSIASLGIGLSDFMILEALLHKGALTMSALCEVALLKNASMTAAVDRLESRSLVLRVPHATDRRVHLVELTREGRSLITKLYTQHEKDIDAVMAGVAISDRAAVREALKTIGLAAQERASVK
- a CDS encoding Sec-independent protein translocase subunit TatA/TatB; translation: MGELFTPTHLIVLAIVAIVLFGGKKLPELGKGLGEGLRGFKEGVKGVTDEAKDAKPGETAHTVTPKADETTKPTA